A part of Magnetospirillum sp. ME-1 genomic DNA contains:
- a CDS encoding peptidylprolyl isomerase — translation MLARAAIVLTLVLISHLPLGQASAQDVDRIAAVVNDEIISLRDLDARMKLAITVSGLPDNIENRRRAVPQVLRKMIDERLQSQEAARLKVGVGAEEVMRGLANIENQNRMPPGSLLPSLVKAGVDPDAVKDQVKADIIWVKLIMRSLQPTIRVGEDEITERIENIRQQFGQPEFMLAEIFLPVESPRQEEESRRLGERLIEQLRAGAPFQALARQFSQSGSAANGGVLGWMAPSALDDDVRDVAMRLDKGQVSTLVRTGSGYAILAMIDKRVAGQTTTSDPKFSLAQVFFPVPAGAPPIQQLAAKAAELTASIKSCREMEDMGRKLNSERSGVREGLTLSVLPPAMRPVVSALPINKVSAPMNIGDALLVVMVCAREEGATEGGLPTREAMKHIIEDERLDMMSRRYLRDLRRAAFIDFRL, via the coding sequence ATGCTGGCCCGCGCCGCAATCGTCCTGACCCTTGTCCTGATCTCGCATCTCCCGCTTGGCCAAGCCTCGGCTCAGGACGTGGACCGCATCGCCGCCGTGGTCAACGACGAGATCATCTCGCTTCGCGACCTTGACGCCCGGATGAAGCTGGCCATCACCGTCTCGGGCCTGCCCGACAATATCGAGAACCGGCGGCGCGCCGTGCCCCAGGTGCTGCGCAAGATGATCGACGAGCGCCTGCAGTCGCAGGAAGCCGCCCGCCTCAAGGTCGGGGTCGGCGCCGAGGAAGTGATGCGCGGCCTGGCCAATATCGAGAACCAGAACCGGATGCCACCAGGGTCGTTGCTGCCGTCGCTGGTCAAGGCCGGTGTCGATCCCGACGCCGTCAAGGATCAGGTCAAGGCCGACATCATCTGGGTCAAGCTGATCATGCGTTCGCTCCAGCCCACCATTCGCGTTGGCGAGGATGAGATCACCGAGCGCATCGAGAATATCCGCCAGCAATTCGGCCAGCCGGAATTCATGCTGGCCGAAATCTTCCTGCCGGTGGAATCCCCGCGTCAGGAGGAGGAGTCGCGGCGCCTGGGCGAACGCCTGATCGAGCAATTGCGAGCCGGGGCCCCCTTCCAGGCCTTGGCCCGCCAGTTCTCCCAAAGCGGTTCGGCCGCCAATGGCGGCGTACTGGGCTGGATGGCGCCTTCGGCCCTCGATGACGACGTCCGCGACGTGGCCATGCGCCTGGACAAGGGACAGGTCAGCACCCTGGTCCGCACCGGCTCCGGCTACGCCATTCTGGCCATGATCGACAAGCGGGTGGCAGGCCAGACCACCACGTCCGACCCCAAATTCAGCCTGGCCCAGGTTTTCTTCCCCGTCCCCGCCGGCGCCCCGCCGATCCAGCAACTGGCGGCCAAGGCAGCGGAACTGACCGCGTCGATCAAGTCCTGCCGCGAGATGGAGGATATGGGACGCAAACTCAATTCCGAGCGCTCCGGTGTGCGTGAAGGCCTGACCCTGTCCGTTCTACCGCCGGCCATGCGCCCCGTGGTGAGCGCACTTCCCATCAATAAGGTCAGCGCCCCCATGAATATTGGCGACGCCCTGCTGGTGGTGATGGTCTGCGCCCGCGAGGAAGGCGCCACCGAGGGTGGCCTGCCCACCCGCGAGGCCATGAAGCACATCATCGAGGACGAGCGCCTGGACATGATGTCGCGCCGCTATCTCCGCGACCTGCGCCGCGCCGCCTTCATCGACTTCCGGCTGTGA
- the lptF gene encoding LPS export ABC transporter permease LptF, whose amino-acid sequence MMRQMLVGMIFVSAALACVLWLTQSLRFVEMIVNKGLSIGAFLKLTILLMPGFLVVIIPISLFAVVLFTYNRLIADRELVVLRAAGLSHLALARPAIFLGLAVSAVGYLLSCWIIPMTVRSFHEMQWTIRNDIGNVLLQEGMFNKFGEGLTIYVRARTPSGELTGLLVHDKRHPNKPVTLMAERGALVYTEQGPRVLMVNGNRQEVTPGTGKLSLLYFDNYTVDFNTATGNKPDRFRDARERSTLELLAMDDSMENKGDLRRFKSELHSRLASPLYSLAFPLLAAAVLLTSGFDRRGQTMQVMVATALMVAVQAMALGASNLSSGNLAFVPFIYINAALPIALGLWVLAHPPWPRRRTAPAPSAA is encoded by the coding sequence ATGATGCGCCAGATGCTGGTGGGGATGATTTTCGTCTCCGCCGCGCTGGCTTGCGTCCTGTGGCTGACCCAGTCGCTGCGCTTCGTCGAGATGATCGTCAACAAGGGCCTGTCCATCGGCGCCTTCCTCAAGCTCACCATCCTTCTGATGCCGGGCTTCCTGGTGGTCATCATCCCGATTTCCCTTTTCGCCGTAGTGCTTTTCACCTACAACCGGCTGATTGCGGACCGGGAACTGGTGGTCCTGCGCGCCGCGGGCCTCAGCCATCTGGCCCTGGCGCGGCCGGCGATCTTCCTCGGACTGGCGGTGAGCGCCGTGGGGTATCTGCTGAGCTGCTGGATCATCCCCATGACGGTGCGCAGCTTCCACGAGATGCAGTGGACCATCCGCAACGACATCGGCAACGTGCTGCTGCAGGAAGGCATGTTCAACAAGTTCGGCGAGGGCCTGACCATCTATGTCCGTGCGCGCACGCCCTCCGGCGAGCTGACCGGCCTCCTGGTCCACGACAAGCGCCACCCGAACAAGCCGGTCACCCTGATGGCCGAGCGCGGCGCCCTGGTCTACACCGAACAGGGGCCCCGGGTGCTGATGGTCAACGGCAACCGCCAGGAAGTGACGCCGGGCACCGGCAAGCTGTCGCTGCTCTATTTCGACAACTACACCGTGGACTTCAACACCGCCACCGGCAACAAGCCCGACCGCTTCCGCGATGCCCGCGAGCGCTCGACCCTGGAATTGCTGGCCATGGATGACAGCATGGAAAACAAGGGGGACCTGCGCCGGTTCAAGTCGGAGCTGCATTCCCGCCTCGCCTCGCCGCTCTACAGCCTGGCCTTTCCGCTGCTGGCCGCCGCCGTGCTGCTGACCTCGGGATTCGACCGGCGCGGCCAGACCATGCAGGTGATGGTGGCCACCGCCCTGATGGTCGCCGTCCAGGCCATGGCGCTGGGCGCCTCGAACCTGTCGTCGGGCAATCTGGCCTTCGTCCCGTTCATCTACATCAACGCCGCCCTTCCCATCGCGCTGGGCCTGTGGGTCCTGGCCCACCCGCCGTGGCCGCGCCGCCGGACCGCGCCGGCCCCAAGCGCCGCGTGA
- a CDS encoding LPS-assembly protein LptD — translation MTTVPSSRHLLLISLLSASTALTMPARADVVVEQKAWPEAGSWGQAWGDDDPAAARAPAPQRPRPVPQAAPGYVPPPPAAALPSRPAAPAAAAPTRAAQPLPVTEMGAAYPETGSWGQAWGDDEPAAPPPPRSRPLPPTTIAAEPATVQNAPKPAPAAAQPAIRADATPAANIQRSASRAMERASVIMRGEDESGDAVGLKRPPRVIPRAMRGLKTTEDGVEPVHMVADQVIYDREFNVVTAKGRVEMMHDGRTITADTVSYNMKQDVMGASGNVVLTEPSGEVTHADYFELTGDFKNGVARDIRTILADNSRMAAQSAQRVGGDRTDFDRAVYTACEPCKDKPDATPLWQVKAQRVTHNQAEAQVEYRDAWLEIKGIPVAYTPYMSHPDPTIKRQSGMLAPIFGMNSSLGPSIATPYYQVVSENEDFTLTPRFMLDQISKIDSPDKDVPRSVLRRVHLSGQHRWRGVHGEAISTGSITADKSTGDIRGHLESKGLVELDRTWRAGWQIQHQSDLNYRSLYRVRTEEDRPWLMNRPYVEGFSRRGYAMMEAMSFQGKRVIEDSSKSPVVLPHMVYSTISAPGWAGSYWSTDSDVLAYTRDVGTQAQRLSTKVAWNLPLISPDGQVYTVSTSMRADGYHANHLTGISKNSGSTGRAIPEVAVNWRYPFSRPGKTVTQVIEPMAMVAASPNSGTDERIPNEDSVGFELDETNIMRPNRLPGLDQVEGGVRGAYGLRWAAYPTRGGAIIAQAAQGWRQHKASTFGTGSGFADTLSDYVGRIDIVPVGFFRIRDRVRLDKDTLEVRRNEAGVSVGPPALAFSTDYGMLSPSASNTSNIYPKRQYINYGVSSATTQHWRNQFLLQQDLAANGGTVSWTASSMYSDECIAVIGAFNRYHSDVSGLLSGYHLSLTVVLKSLGEAPVSVF, via the coding sequence GTGACCACCGTGCCGTCGTCCCGCCATCTTCTCCTCATCTCCCTGCTGTCGGCCTCCACCGCGCTGACCATGCCGGCGCGCGCCGACGTGGTCGTCGAACAGAAGGCCTGGCCCGAGGCGGGAAGCTGGGGACAGGCCTGGGGCGACGATGACCCCGCCGCCGCCCGCGCCCCGGCACCCCAGCGTCCGCGCCCCGTCCCCCAGGCGGCTCCGGGCTATGTCCCGCCGCCGCCTGCCGCCGCCCTGCCCAGCCGCCCGGCGGCCCCCGCCGCCGCGGCTCCGACCCGCGCCGCCCAGCCCTTGCCGGTCACCGAGATGGGCGCCGCCTATCCCGAAACCGGGTCGTGGGGCCAGGCCTGGGGCGACGACGAGCCCGCCGCGCCGCCGCCGCCGCGCAGCCGCCCCCTTCCCCCGACCACGATCGCCGCCGAACCCGCCACCGTCCAGAACGCGCCGAAGCCCGCCCCGGCCGCGGCTCAACCGGCCATCCGGGCGGACGCCACCCCGGCGGCCAACATCCAGCGGTCCGCTTCGCGGGCCATGGAGCGCGCCTCGGTCATCATGCGCGGCGAGGATGAAAGCGGCGACGCCGTCGGCCTGAAGCGCCCCCCCAGGGTCATCCCCCGGGCCATGCGCGGCCTCAAGACCACCGAGGACGGCGTCGAGCCGGTCCACATGGTGGCCGACCAGGTGATCTATGACCGCGAGTTCAACGTGGTCACCGCCAAGGGCCGCGTCGAAATGATGCATGACGGCCGGACCATCACCGCCGACACGGTCAGCTACAACATGAAGCAGGACGTCATGGGCGCGTCCGGCAACGTGGTGCTGACCGAGCCCTCGGGCGAGGTCACCCACGCCGACTATTTCGAGCTGACCGGCGACTTCAAGAACGGCGTCGCCCGGGATATCCGCACCATCCTGGCCGACAACTCCCGCATGGCGGCGCAAAGCGCCCAGCGGGTGGGCGGCGACCGCACGGATTTCGACCGCGCCGTCTACACCGCCTGCGAGCCCTGCAAGGACAAGCCCGACGCCACGCCCCTGTGGCAGGTCAAGGCCCAGCGGGTCACCCACAACCAGGCCGAGGCGCAGGTGGAGTACCGCGACGCCTGGCTGGAGATCAAGGGCATCCCCGTCGCCTATACCCCCTACATGTCCCATCCCGATCCGACCATCAAGCGCCAGAGCGGCATGCTGGCACCGATTTTCGGCATGAACAGCTCGCTCGGCCCATCCATCGCCACGCCTTACTATCAGGTCGTCTCGGAGAACGAGGACTTCACGCTCACCCCACGCTTCATGCTCGACCAGATCAGCAAGATCGACTCGCCGGACAAGGATGTCCCGAGATCGGTGCTGCGGCGCGTGCATCTGTCGGGCCAGCACCGCTGGCGCGGTGTCCATGGCGAGGCGATCTCCACGGGCAGCATCACCGCCGACAAGAGCACCGGCGATATTCGCGGCCACCTGGAATCCAAGGGCCTGGTGGAGTTGGACCGCACCTGGCGGGCCGGGTGGCAGATTCAGCATCAGTCGGACCTGAATTACCGCTCGCTTTACCGGGTCCGGACCGAGGAAGACCGCCCCTGGCTGATGAACCGCCCCTATGTGGAGGGGTTCAGCCGGCGCGGCTACGCCATGATGGAAGCCATGTCCTTCCAGGGCAAAAGAGTCATCGAGGATTCCAGCAAGTCCCCCGTGGTTCTACCGCACATGGTCTACAGCACCATCAGCGCGCCGGGATGGGCGGGCAGCTACTGGTCCACCGATTCCGACGTTCTCGCCTACACGCGCGATGTCGGCACCCAGGCCCAGCGCCTGTCCACCAAGGTGGCATGGAATCTGCCGCTCATCTCTCCCGACGGACAAGTCTACACCGTATCCACCTCCATGCGCGCCGACGGCTATCACGCCAATCACCTGACCGGAATCAGCAAGAATTCGGGCAGCACCGGCCGCGCGATCCCCGAGGTGGCCGTCAACTGGCGATACCCCTTCAGCCGTCCGGGCAAAACCGTGACCCAGGTCATCGAGCCCATGGCCATGGTGGCGGCAAGCCCCAATTCCGGCACGGATGAACGCATCCCCAACGAGGATTCCGTCGGCTTCGAACTGGACGAAACCAACATCATGCGCCCCAACCGCCTGCCCGGCCTCGACCAGGTGGAAGGCGGCGTGCGCGGCGCGTATGGCTTGCGCTGGGCGGCCTACCCGACCCGCGGCGGCGCCATCATCGCTCAGGCGGCACAGGGATGGCGCCAGCACAAGGCATCGACATTCGGTACCGGCAGCGGCTTCGCGGACACCCTGTCCGACTATGTGGGGCGGATCGATATCGTGCCGGTCGGCTTTTTCAGAATCCGCGACCGGGTTCGACTCGACAAGGATACGCTGGAAGTGCGGCGTAACGAGGCCGGAGTGTCCGTCGGTCCGCCCGCCTTGGCCTTCAGCACCGATTACGGCATGCTGTCGCCCAGCGCCAGCAACACCAGCAACATCTATCCCAAGCGCCAATACATTAACTACGGCGTGAGCTCGGCGACGACGCAGCATTGGCGGAACCAGTTCCTGTTGCAGCAGGATCTGGCTGCCAACGGCGGTACCGTCAGCTGGACCGCCAGTTCCATGTATAGCGACGAATGCATCGCGGTGATCGGGGCCTTCAACCGCTACCACTCGGACGTCAGCGGTCTGTTGTCCGGATATCACCTGAGTCTGACCGTGGTCCTGAAGTCGCTGGGCGAAGCGCCCGTCAGCGTCTTTTAG
- a CDS encoding L-threonylcarbamoyladenylate synthase, with product MSKPVPVSVLPADPAAIARAGRVLAEGGLVAFPTETVYGLGGDATSDAAVAAIFKAKGRPSFNPLIAHVSSLEQAAALVELCPDAHRLAERFWPGPLTLVLKRRADSPVSLLASAGLDSVAVRMPDHPVALALIKAAGRPLAAPSANRSGRVSPTRPEHVAQCLEGRIAMVLDGGPCRVGVESTVLDLSEQPPTLLRPGGITAEELEAALGHPIRRALETPEAPRSPGQLESHYAPALPVRLNAHAAEPGEALLGFGPAPDSVLNLSPKGDLSEAAAHLFAMLRALDRPDYRGIAVMPIPEKGLGLAINDRLRRAAAPRSPS from the coding sequence TCCGTCCTGCCCGCCGACCCCGCCGCCATCGCCCGGGCCGGGCGCGTGCTGGCCGAGGGCGGGCTGGTGGCCTTTCCCACCGAGACGGTCTACGGCCTGGGCGGCGACGCCACGTCCGATGCGGCGGTGGCCGCCATCTTCAAGGCCAAGGGCCGCCCCAGCTTCAATCCGCTGATCGCCCATGTGAGCAGCCTGGAGCAGGCCGCCGCCCTGGTGGAGCTTTGCCCCGACGCCCATCGTCTGGCCGAGCGCTTCTGGCCCGGTCCGCTGACCCTGGTGCTGAAGCGCCGCGCCGATTCGCCGGTGTCGCTACTGGCCTCGGCCGGGCTCGATTCGGTGGCGGTGCGCATGCCCGACCATCCCGTCGCCCTGGCCCTGATCAAGGCGGCGGGGCGGCCCCTGGCGGCGCCCTCGGCCAACCGCTCGGGCCGCGTCAGCCCAACCCGGCCCGAGCATGTGGCCCAATGCCTGGAAGGCCGCATCGCCATGGTGCTGGACGGCGGCCCCTGCCGGGTCGGCGTCGAATCCACCGTGCTGGACCTGTCGGAACAGCCCCCCACCCTGCTGCGCCCCGGCGGCATCACCGCCGAGGAGCTGGAGGCGGCACTCGGCCATCCCATCCGCCGCGCCCTGGAGACGCCGGAGGCGCCGCGCTCGCCCGGCCAGTTGGAAAGCCATTACGCCCCCGCCCTCCCCGTCCGGCTCAACGCCCACGCGGCCGAGCCGGGCGAGGCGTTGCTGGGCTTCGGCCCCGCCCCCGACAGCGTGCTGAACCTGTCGCCCAAGGGCGATCTGTCCGAGGCCGCCGCCCATCTGTTCGCCATGCTGCGCGCCCTGGACCGCCCCGATTACCGGGGCATCGCCGTGATGCCCATCCCGGAAAAGGGCCTGGGCCTGGCCATCAACGACCGCCTGCGGCGCGCCGCCGCACCACGGAGCCCGTCGTGA
- a CDS encoding FAD-binding oxidoreductase, with protein MSILAALAAIVGPGNVITDAADLAPYLVEERGLYRGAALAVIRPGSTAEVSEAVKACANAGIPMVPQGGNTGLCGGGVPAEDGRSVVISTERLTRIRAVDPVDFTLTAEAGCVLASLQQAAAEADCLFPLSLGAEGSCRIGGNISTNAGGTNVLRYGNTRDLVLGLEVVLPDGRIWNGLKRLRKDNTGYALQHLFIGAEGTLGIITACVLKLFPRPREVATAMVALSDLEAALPLFARARSASGDAVTACELVPRIGLELGLRHVPGVRDPFAAPHEWMLLLELSSSRPGGLRDTLEEVLARAFEDGLATDAVIAESQSQRADFWRIREAIPEAQKKEGGSIKHDVAVATSRVPEMIRRCTSAVEAAMPGVRVVPFGHLGDGNTHFNLTQPAGTDKAAFLARWEEMNRIVHDIVVGMEGSISAEHGIGRLKVEELAHYKPGIDLDLMARVKNALDPEGLMNPGKILR; from the coding sequence GTGAGCATTCTCGCCGCCCTCGCCGCCATCGTCGGCCCCGGCAACGTCATCACCGACGCCGCCGACCTCGCGCCCTATCTGGTGGAGGAGCGCGGCCTGTATCGCGGCGCGGCGCTGGCCGTGATCCGCCCCGGCTCCACCGCCGAGGTGTCCGAGGCGGTCAAGGCCTGCGCGAACGCCGGCATTCCCATGGTGCCCCAGGGCGGCAACACGGGGCTGTGCGGCGGCGGCGTGCCGGCCGAGGACGGGCGAAGCGTGGTGATCTCCACCGAGCGCCTGACCCGTATCCGGGCCGTCGATCCCGTGGATTTCACGCTGACCGCCGAGGCGGGCTGCGTGCTGGCCAGCCTGCAGCAGGCGGCGGCGGAGGCCGATTGCCTGTTCCCCTTGAGCCTGGGGGCGGAAGGGTCGTGCCGCATCGGCGGCAACATCTCGACCAATGCCGGGGGCACCAACGTGCTGCGCTACGGCAACACCCGCGATCTGGTGCTGGGCCTGGAGGTGGTGCTGCCCGACGGCCGGATCTGGAATGGCCTGAAGCGGCTGCGCAAGGACAATACCGGCTATGCGCTGCAACACCTGTTCATCGGCGCCGAGGGGACGCTCGGCATCATCACCGCCTGCGTGCTGAAGCTGTTCCCCCGCCCGCGCGAGGTGGCCACCGCCATGGTGGCGCTGTCCGACCTGGAGGCGGCACTTCCCCTGTTCGCCCGGGCGCGTTCGGCCAGCGGCGATGCGGTCACCGCCTGCGAGCTGGTGCCGCGCATCGGCCTGGAACTGGGCCTGCGCCACGTGCCCGGCGTCCGCGATCCCTTCGCCGCCCCCCATGAGTGGATGCTGCTGCTGGAGCTGTCGTCGTCCAGGCCGGGCGGCCTGCGCGACACCCTGGAGGAGGTGCTGGCCCGGGCCTTCGAGGACGGGTTGGCGACCGACGCGGTGATCGCCGAAAGCCAAAGCCAGCGCGCCGATTTCTGGCGCATCCGCGAAGCCATCCCCGAGGCCCAGAAAAAGGAAGGCGGCTCCATCAAGCACGACGTCGCGGTCGCCACCTCGCGGGTGCCCGAGATGATCCGCCGCTGCACGAGCGCGGTCGAGGCGGCCATGCCCGGCGTGCGCGTGGTGCCCTTCGGCCATCTGGGCGACGGCAACACCCACTTCAACCTGACCCAGCCGGCAGGTACGGACAAGGCGGCCTTCCTGGCCCGCTGGGAAGAGATGAACCGCATCGTCCACGACATCGTGGTGGGCATGGAGGGCTCCATCTCGGCCGAGCACGGCATCGGGCGGCTCAAGGTCGAGGAACTGGCCCACTACAAGCCAGGCATCGACCTGGACCTGATGGCCCGCGTCAAGAACGCGCTCGATCCCGAGGGTTTGATGAACCCGGGCAAGATCCTGCGCTGA